A window of Populus trichocarpa isolate Nisqually-1 chromosome 17, P.trichocarpa_v4.1, whole genome shotgun sequence genomic DNA:
AAAAGCCCCATTTTCCTTCTCGGTTTATCCACTTAGTTATGGTCTCATTTTCTGCTTGCATCATCTGTCTTCTCGTGTCACTCTTCCTGGTAGGCACTTCCAGGCTTGCACATATAAATTCATCTTCAGGAAACGTGCGTGCTCCAACAACTcttaatcatattgtgtttgGGATTGCTTCAAGCAAAATCTCGTGGCCGAATAGAAAGGAATATGTTAAGCTGTGGTGGAAGCCAGACCATATGCGAGGATGTGTGTTCCTGGAGAGCATGGTTGAGGAAGCAAATTCCTACAATGACAGTGGTTCACTCCCTCCTGCATGCATCTCCGAGGACACCTCTCGGTTTCGTTATACTTATCGAAATGGTCCCCGGTCAGCAATTCGTGTGGCACGTGTAGTTTTTGAGACCGTGGCACTTAATCATTCTGATGTGCGGTGGTTTGTTTTTGGGGATGATGACACAGTTTTCCTTCCTGAGAATTTGGTGAAGACTCTTTCCAAGTATGATCATGAGCTTTGGTACTACATAGGATCTAATTCTGAGATTTATGGGCAGAATAGAGAATTTGGCTTTGAGATGGCCTTTGGTGGTGGAGGATTCGCCATAAGTTATCCACTTGCAAAAGTTTTGGCAAAGGTTTTCGATGCTTGTATAGAACGATATCCACATCTATATGGAAGTGATTCCAGGATCTATTCTTGCTTAGCAGAGCTTGGCGTAGGATTGACTCATGAACCTGGTTTCCATCAGGTATCTTTTGGTTAAGTTATgacttcacacacacacacacacacacacacacacacacaaaatttcTATTCTGAAATATTCTAATGGTATATGCCAAATTTCCAGGTTGATATTCGGGGAGATCCGTTTGGCTTGTTGACTTCACATCCTCTGGCGCCATTGGTATCCCTTCATCATTTGGATCACCTAGACCCCATCTTCCCTAACACGACAACTATGAATTCAATAGAGCATTTCTTTAAAGCAGTAAATATTGATTCCCAGAGGGTTTTGCAGAAAACAGTTTGCTATGATCGTTGGTTTGGGTGGACTATTTCTGTGTCATGGGGCTATGCTGTTGAGGTGTATGGCAATCACGTATTTTTGCCTGACGTTCTCCCCGTGCAACAAACATTCAGGCAGTGGAAAAGGGGAGATGGTTTGGCTGGGGTGTATACTTTTAACACAAGAGAACCTCATCCTGACCTATGCCGAAGACCGACAATCTTCTTTCTGGATCATGTGTCTTCTGGCAGGGACCGAATTACGAGCCTTTACAAGAAAAGTTTTGCAAATTGTTCTAACGACATGGCTTCACCAAGGAAACTAGAAGAGATGAAAGTATATTCGCAGAAGCTCGATCTAAGTGAAAAACAGGTATTTTGCTCAACAGCTTCATGGCATatcagaattcaattcaaattacaaGTTTCTGGCAAATAATACTTGCTTTGTTTCATTTCTCATTCAGTTGCATTTTTGTGAATCACAAATAATAGTTGTGCTGTTTCATCTTTTCTTCAGCTTCGGGCTCCAAGGCGGCAATGCTGTGATGTATTGCCTCCATCTTCTGGCAAAGTGATGGAAATTGCAATTAGAGAATGCAAAGAGGAAGAACGGGTATACAtgcattaataattataattcattGGAGTATGTGTATCAGTTCAGGTAGCTTCTTGACTTCAGGATCCAAAATAGGGAGCATAGATGCTTGTCATATTGGTTGGAAAAGATTGTAGACTTGTTaatctattttgttttctcctcCACTTCGCCTTGAGATAGCAGCAGAAACTTAATAGACCAGGTCGAAGCACAGTCTGCAAATTTTTCATGGCAGGATCTATGCCTGAGGTGAAGCCTAAGTACAGTTTTGACTTTTCCTAATTGCTTCTGATCAGAGACTTAGTATGATTAGAAAGCAAGGAAAACGCACATATTCGGCTTTTCAAGCTGATGCAAGCAAAGAAGTATAACATGCTGATGCTTAGAAAGAACTCCATGAGAATATATCAAGGAAGCTTCAACAATGCCTTCACCCTGTACACATACTTACTATCTTCAATATTGTAGCGTATGCACAAACTTGTGATTCAAAAATAGAGAATACAGATTATTCTCTAGTGCCTGGAGGTGTTCTTTTGATTGTAATGCAAGTAAATTTAGCACTGAAATGACCaaagaaaaaggattaaaaaaatgtcTGCAAGTGATAATTCACATTTGATCTGCAGAATTAAGATCCAGATTGATACTTTGTACTTCacagctttttttcttttaccatcTGTATAGAGCTTTCACTTCCATATTATGTCCTCAGCTGTTTCGAAGAACCTGGATACGTCCTGACAACACTTAATTTCATAAAACCAATTTGCAATTTCTCATGAAAAGGACTAACTCCATACAGTAACTCACAGATTGCGAAGAAATTACTTTAAACTTTCTAATCCTTTCGACCCCAAATGGGTTTCTACTCTACAACTCCTCTGCTTTTACTTACAAACTCCACACTTGGCCAACCATGTGATGGGCTGTGTTAGCGTGGATTCTGTAACAAGAAATCTCCGTTTACGTACTCCTTCATAAGCATCATGTTCTTCATAGATTTCAAGCCTAAATAAAGAAAGACTTAGAATttttgagagattttttttttatttaaagagattatctcgtaaatttttttatattttctagatttttttttgaatgtgaGACCCTCTATTTATAGACACATGTGAGGGCTCCTAGGCTCCTTTTTCAATCtaacatgatattattttatttattaatatttattttatgagattTATGACAAGAAATCTTAAATATCTATTTCCATATATCAACCTTCTATtggcaaaaaaatataaatataaatataaaggtcCATTCATTTTCcatgttatttatttcaattttatttcatttttttatgtcaaaataaaatgaaaatgacacatgataaaatttgattggtagaaattttttgtttctacaGATGCCTTCTTGAGATAAATTTACTTACACTTAGAAATAAATAgacatattttgaaaatttaattgagaggattttatactttgaatatatttttttaatggtttgatcatattaaattttcataacaaatatattttattatgaaaataaaatataattatcaaaattaaaaatttaagaacaatcttgattgaaatttatcaaatcaaatcaactgatagaatcaaaattaaaaattggcttttcttttaatttttttattggagatgctctaacaGTTTGCTATAcctctcaacaaaaaaaaactaaaaaaaataatattttttttttttggcttttatcCCTCATTTTTATAGCTCAAAGAGGAGagtcaaaataacatttttaagtTGAAGAACTATTGCTCCATGTTGGTCAAAAGagttaaaagtttatttaatatatttttatgtaaaaaaagagTGTTTGATTGTAGTTGTATTACCTAGTTACTATTCCTAAATAGTTgtatcaatattaaatatattaaaatacaaatggttattttaaatgatatttttccatTTGAGTACTCGtatacattatttaaaaaaccatattaaTCAATTTGGCTCATCTTAATAGCTTCTTCCCTTGAAGATGCTCTCATGGGTCCGATCCTCAACGTGGTTTATTGCCTCATACTCTGTCCAGACTTTTACATCAACAAAGTTTTTTAAACTTGTGCAATTTCTGTAGTTACAGAGATACCCAGTTCTGTCTTTATTAGAAAGCAGTTTCCTTGTGAAATAAAAGTTGTTCGTTAGAATACTCTGACTCACAATTTTTCTTAactactaatattaaaaaattaaagttctaTATAACGGTAATATCAAAAGttatattatctattttttttttatagtttaatggggtgtctgggccagcttgtgcgcacctcgattaatcccacgggccctgaagttaacgaccatataagtctccagtgaccatcatatgagcaaccacagggctcgaacctaagatcatagagggagcaaacctcttgatttcaagcttttatcATTGTGTCACCACCTAAATGGTTAAGTTATATTATCTTTGTTAGACAAGCTGTGTGGCATGAGCAGGTCTCTTGATGGGCTTGTACCCatccatctatatatatatcaggcTTTTCACGTGATCCAAGTATAATAGATGATTGAATCAGAACCTCCTATATCAATAATTCTAGACACGACAGCAGAAAATCACTTAGGTGTGACTTTCTAAATCTTTTACATGCATTGAAGTGGTAACAAAGTGCTAGGTATAGGCATTGTGCCAAAAACTAATGAAGACATGACAGAAGATTAACATACCTGATAGCTTGATATTATTAGTATTTCAATTGTATTGCCTTGAATAGGAAATTGAAGATGTTATGCAGCCTGAATAattagttctttttttcttctagttttttatcAGATGGTGTTAATAAAGAAGGTTATTCTACCATGGATTCACTTTCAATTGGACTTCATACACTTAGAAAAGCAACTGGAAATTTATGTGATGAATAGAAGCTTGGACAAGGTGGCTTCGATCGGTTCAGTTTACAAGGTATCCCTTCTTCAGTACATTTGATGCGTGCA
This region includes:
- the LOC18107000 gene encoding uncharacterized protein LOC18107000 isoform X1, whose translation is MKLRQLLPEKPHFPSRFIHLVMVSFSACIICLLVSLFLVGTSRLAHINSSSGNVRAPTTLNHIVFGIASSKISWPNRKEYVKLWWKPDHMRGCVFLESMVEEANSYNDSGSLPPACISEDTSRFRYTYRNGPRSAIRVARVVFETVALNHSDVRWFVFGDDDTVFLPENLVKTLSKYDHELWYYIGSNSEIYGQNREFGFEMAFGGGGFAISYPLAKVLAKVFDACIERYPHLYGSDSRIYSCLAELGVGLTHEPGFHQVDIRGDPFGLLTSHPLAPLVSLHHLDHLDPIFPNTTTMNSIEHFFKAVNIDSQRVLQKTVCYDRWFGWTISVSWGYAVEVYGNHVFLPDVLPVQQTFRQWKRGDGLAGVYTFNTREPHPDLCRRPTIFFLDHVSSGRDRITSLYKKSFANCSNDMASPRKLEEMKVYSQKLDLSEKQLRAPRRQCCDVLPPSSGKVMEIAIRECKEEERVYMH
- the LOC18107000 gene encoding uncharacterized protein LOC18107000 isoform X2 — its product is MKLRQLLPEKPHFPSRFIHLVMVSFSACIICLLVSLFLVGTSRLAHINSSSGNVRAPTTLNHIVFGIASSKISWPNRKEYVKLWWKPDHMRGCVFLESMVEEANSYNDSGSLPPACISEDTSRFRYTYRNGPRSAIRVARVVFETVALNHSDVRWFVFGDDDTVFLPENLVKTLSKYDHELWYYIGSNSEIYGQNREFGFEMAFGGGGFAISYPLAKVLAKVFDACIERYPHLYGSDSRIYSCLAELGVGLTHEPGFHQVDIRGDPFGLLTSHPLAPLKTVCYDRWFGWTISVSWGYAVEVYGNHVFLPDVLPVQQTFRQWKRGDGLAGVYTFNTREPHPDLCRRPTIFFLDHVSSGRDRITSLYKKSFANCSNDMASPRKLEEMKVYSQKLDLSEKQLRAPRRQCCDVLPPSSGKVMEIAIRECKEEERVYMH